The following are encoded together in the Phragmitibacter flavus genome:
- a CDS encoding HEAT repeat domain-containing protein encodes MKTRHDERYEGDPTPSREVAQRCREAIDDDDRDVLLALLHYRGGDEEFRLGRDYSRSDDAGNRAIGADILAQLGWSDHTFQDESVAILTELLGDSDPHVIHRAAVGLGHRSAESAISALVSLSMHSDPLVRYGVVFGLSGHQDPRAIEALIELTRDADRDVRSWAVFGLGSQIDTDSPDIRDALRQALRDADHEIRGEGLVGLARRGDSALLPELINEWRDDEVSILSIEAAEQTRDPRLYHRLKSFTEILTLDDDPYFARRLADAIEACKPKAEQDITPNA; translated from the coding sequence ATGAAGACACGGCACGACGAACGCTATGAAGGCGATCCTACTCCGAGTCGCGAAGTTGCGCAGCGCTGTCGTGAAGCCATTGATGACGATGATCGTGACGTGCTCTTGGCGTTGCTGCACTACCGGGGCGGTGATGAGGAATTCCGCCTCGGCAGGGATTACAGTCGTAGCGACGATGCAGGGAATCGCGCAATCGGGGCCGATATTCTGGCTCAACTAGGCTGGAGCGATCACACTTTTCAGGATGAGAGCGTGGCGATACTGACCGAATTGCTTGGTGATTCCGATCCTCACGTCATCCATCGCGCGGCCGTTGGGTTGGGGCACCGTTCCGCAGAATCAGCGATCTCCGCCCTCGTCAGTCTGTCCATGCATTCCGACCCGCTGGTGAGGTATGGAGTGGTGTTCGGACTTTCCGGGCACCAGGACCCTCGTGCGATTGAGGCACTCATTGAGCTGACCCGCGATGCTGACCGTGATGTCAGGAGTTGGGCTGTCTTTGGGCTAGGATCTCAGATCGATACAGATTCGCCGGACATCCGCGATGCCCTGCGCCAGGCATTGAGGGATGCTGACCATGAGATCCGAGGTGAGGGCCTGGTTGGTCTGGCCAGGCGAGGAGACTCTGCTCTTCTGCCTGAGTTGATCAACGAGTGGAGAGACGATGAGGTCAGCATTCTTAGCATTGAGGCTGCTGAGCAGACCCGTGATCCTCGATTGTATCACCGCTTGAAGAGCTTCACGGAGATCCTTACACTTGATGATGATCCCTACTTCGCACGACGATTGGCAGATGCGATTGAAGCCTGCAAACCCAAAGCAGAACAGGACATCACTCCCAACGCTTGA
- a CDS encoding sensor histidine kinase, which produces MKRSLQTRLFWGHACFFLIASIITILITWDELEHRHHPGTAQAWRALYTAALVACAPVLLIASASWWLTRRALSPVIDLTRAAEHIHEDSLHQNIPLRGTGDEIDRLTSVLNDMTSRLDTSFQRVREFTLHASHELKTPLTILRNGFETSLSDPTLTPSHRDKLCLWLDETDRLNRIVSGLTFLTQADAQQIELNFETVDLAELVRDTANEANILGQSQNIAVNTLINSPHILQADRHRLRQLLLNLTDNAIKYNRPNGYVTYRIREDAVHHHVDVQSGGRGIDAEELPKIFDRFFRSGTSRGTSTEGCGLGLSIALWIAQSHGGTLTARSSPDNTTLTLSLKRSNASPNPSSP; this is translated from the coding sequence ATGAAGCGCTCCCTGCAAACCCGCCTGTTTTGGGGGCACGCCTGCTTTTTCCTCATCGCCAGCATCATCACCATCCTCATCACCTGGGATGAGCTCGAACACCGACACCACCCCGGCACCGCGCAGGCCTGGCGCGCGCTCTACACCGCCGCCCTCGTCGCCTGCGCCCCCGTCCTCCTCATCGCCTCCGCCAGCTGGTGGCTGACCCGACGCGCGCTCTCGCCAGTGATCGATCTCACCCGCGCCGCCGAACACATTCACGAAGACAGCCTCCATCAAAATATCCCCCTGCGCGGCACTGGCGACGAAATCGACCGGCTCACTTCCGTCCTCAATGACATGACCAGCCGGCTCGACACCTCCTTCCAGCGGGTCCGCGAATTCACCCTCCACGCTTCCCACGAACTCAAAACCCCCCTCACCATCCTCCGCAACGGCTTCGAGACGTCTCTCTCCGATCCCACCCTCACCCCCTCCCACCGCGACAAACTCTGCCTCTGGCTCGATGAAACCGACCGGCTCAACCGCATCGTCTCCGGCCTCACCTTCCTCACCCAGGCCGATGCCCAGCAAATCGAACTCAACTTCGAAACCGTCGACCTCGCCGAACTCGTCCGCGACACCGCCAACGAAGCCAACATCCTCGGCCAGTCTCAAAACATCGCCGTCAACACCCTCATCAACAGTCCTCACATCCTCCAGGCCGACCGCCACCGCCTTCGCCAGCTGCTCCTCAACCTCACCGACAACGCCATCAAATACAACCGCCCCAACGGCTACGTCACCTATCGCATTCGCGAAGACGCCGTCCACCACCATGTCGATGTCCAGAGTGGCGGCCGCGGCATCGACGCCGAGGAACTCCCTAAAATCTTCGACCGCTTCTTTCGCAGCGGCACCTCCCGGGGAACCAGCACCGAAGGCTGCGGACTCGGTTTGAGCATCGCCTTGTGGATCGCCCAATCCCACGGCGGCACCCTCACCGCCCGTTCCTCTCCCGACAACACCACCCTCACCCTCTCTCTCAAGCGTTCAAACGCCAGCCCAAACCCATCGTCCCCTTAG
- a CDS encoding response regulator transcription factor has protein sequence MNILTVEDDPRTADAIRHGLEEAGWNADLLTRGDEAVQRISTQAYDAVIMDIMLPGCDGLSAVRQLRNMSNSTPVLLLSARGDVDQRISGLNAGADDYLPKPFSMAEVIARVRAITRRGGEAGAILLRLADLTLNVPQRTAQRAGRSIELSPREFRLLEVLLQNVGNVCTRTELLRQVWDYAFDPGTNLVDVYIRKLREKVDYGYDLPLLHTVRGVGYQLSDKTP, from the coding sequence ATGAACATCCTTACCGTGGAAGACGATCCCCGCACCGCCGACGCCATCCGTCACGGACTCGAAGAAGCAGGATGGAACGCCGACCTGCTCACCCGCGGAGACGAAGCCGTTCAACGCATCAGCACCCAGGCCTACGACGCCGTCATCATGGACATCATGCTCCCCGGCTGCGACGGACTCTCCGCCGTCCGCCAGCTCCGCAACATGAGCAACTCCACCCCCGTCCTCCTGCTCTCCGCCCGGGGCGATGTCGACCAGCGCATCAGCGGACTCAATGCCGGAGCCGATGACTACCTCCCCAAACCTTTTTCCATGGCCGAGGTCATCGCCCGCGTCCGCGCCATCACCCGTCGCGGCGGCGAGGCCGGTGCGATCCTTCTCCGCCTGGCCGATCTCACCCTCAACGTTCCCCAGCGCACCGCCCAGCGCGCCGGTCGCAGCATCGAACTCAGCCCGCGCGAATTCCGCCTGCTCGAAGTCCTGCTTCAAAACGTCGGCAACGTCTGCACCCGCACCGAACTCCTCCGCCAGGTGTGGGACTACGCCTTCGATCCCGGCACCAACCTCGTCGACGTCTACATCCGCAAACTGCGGGAAAAAGTCGATTACGGCTACGATCTCCCCCTTCTCCACACAGTCCGCGGCGTCGGCTACCAGCTCAGCGACAAAACCCCTTAA
- a CDS encoding PepSY-associated TM helix domain-containing protein, which produces MTPDRRTQARDVLVLIHRYTGLCIAIFLVVAGVTGSILAFGHSLDAWINPHLHHLPPSSTSQPVVNPFELRETVAANLGKAVNEVRLDLDPGDVWKVLVEGRETYVNPHDGSILGSREWGNLSEGFRLNLIPFVLRLHFSLALGDVGTWLFGIVALLWTLDCFVGIWLTLPPKRRLKAPDSRKSWLRRWLPSWTVKTGNLFSSIFTFHRATGLWLWAMLLVFAWSSVGFNLQSVYQPVMRTFGYRNLDLPELTVPRDTPVLNYQAAHAIARGLMQNEAQANQWTIHREAHLRYNSATGLYAYSVFGSLDLGSKFPGTTLWLDGDTGDQQKFYSHTGQTTANSFSSWLIALHLGDVGGLPYKMILNLIGLLIAALSVSGVFIWWRKRKIRVRRRSDP; this is translated from the coding sequence ATGACGCCTGATCGTCGGACCCAAGCACGGGATGTTCTTGTATTGATTCATCGCTACACCGGCCTCTGCATCGCCATCTTTCTGGTCGTTGCAGGGGTTACCGGAAGCATCCTGGCATTCGGTCATTCATTGGATGCCTGGATCAATCCTCACCTCCACCACCTCCCTCCGTCCTCCACCTCTCAACCAGTGGTGAACCCCTTCGAATTGCGCGAGACCGTCGCAGCAAATCTCGGCAAGGCGGTGAATGAGGTTAGACTGGATCTCGACCCCGGGGACGTTTGGAAGGTGCTCGTGGAAGGGAGGGAAACGTATGTGAATCCCCACGATGGCTCCATTCTTGGATCACGGGAATGGGGAAATCTCAGCGAAGGTTTTCGACTGAACCTCATTCCCTTCGTCTTGCGACTCCACTTCAGCCTCGCCCTGGGCGATGTCGGAACATGGCTCTTCGGCATCGTCGCCCTGCTGTGGACGCTCGATTGTTTTGTCGGCATCTGGCTAACCCTCCCACCAAAACGCCGCCTCAAAGCACCCGACAGTCGCAAGTCCTGGCTTCGTCGCTGGCTGCCCTCCTGGACGGTGAAAACCGGAAACCTGTTCAGCAGCATCTTCACCTTCCACCGCGCGACCGGACTCTGGTTGTGGGCCATGCTGCTTGTTTTTGCCTGGTCATCGGTTGGATTTAATCTTCAATCCGTCTACCAGCCAGTGATGCGCACCTTTGGGTATCGCAACCTCGACCTGCCAGAGCTGACAGTCCCACGCGACACGCCCGTCCTCAACTATCAGGCCGCACACGCCATCGCCCGAGGCCTCATGCAAAACGAGGCCCAAGCAAATCAATGGACCATCCACCGCGAAGCGCACCTCAGATACAATTCCGCCACCGGCTTGTATGCCTATTCCGTCTTCGGCAGCCTCGACCTCGGAAGCAAATTCCCAGGCACCACGCTCTGGCTCGACGGCGATACTGGCGACCAACAAAAATTTTATTCCCATACAGGCCAAACAACCGCCAATAGCTTCAGCAGCTGGCTGATCGCCTTGCACCTGGGCGACGTGGGAGGCCTTCCCTACAAAATGATCCTGAACCTCATCGGCCTCTTGATCGCAGCTCTGTCAGTCAGCGGAGTGTTCATCTGGTGGCGTAAACGGAAGATTCGAGTGAGACGACGGTCAGACCCATAG
- a CDS encoding Txe/YoeB family addiction module toxin, with the protein MNLSFTAQSWEDYQYWLQMDKKVLKRINELIKDTLRSPLEGIGKPEPLRQGLSGYWSRRITEEHRMVYRQIESGILLIQLRYHYKK; encoded by the coding sequence GTGAACCTCTCTTTCACCGCACAGTCTTGGGAAGATTACCAATACTGGCTTCAGATGGACAAAAAGGTGCTGAAGAGAATCAACGAACTGATCAAAGACACTCTCAGATCACCTCTCGAAGGGATCGGCAAACCGGAACCTCTTCGGCAAGGGCTCTCGGGTTATTGGTCTCGCCGGATCACCGAAGAGCATCGTATGGTGTATCGACAGATTGAGTCAGGGATACTGTTGATCCAACTTCGCTACCATTACAAAAAATAA
- a CDS encoding addiction module protein, protein MQVVSRTPLPLCLGLLASRFICHFVTITIKFSIMIEQLPEVQQLTNDEKFQLATELWEQLSTSSDITPNPEIVGLLEQRHADFKAGSHASRPWTDIKTVIGK, encoded by the coding sequence ATGCAGGTGGTGAGCCGCACTCCGCTGCCGCTGTGCCTGGGGTTGTTGGCTTCAAGATTCATTTGCCACTTCGTCACAATCACGATAAAATTCTCAATCATGATCGAACAGCTTCCAGAAGTTCAACAACTTACCAATGACGAGAAGTTTCAACTCGCTACGGAGCTATGGGAACAGCTATCAACCTCTTCGGATATTACTCCCAATCCTGAAATTGTGGGTCTGTTGGAGCAGAGACATGCTGACTTTAAAGCGGGAAGCCACGCTTCTCGGCCGTGGACTGATATTAAGACAGTTATCGGAAAATAA
- a CDS encoding VOC family protein gives MRLNQVTVPALDIAASVQFYVGLGLKLIVSSPHYARFECPDGESTFSVHLSQDKSSTGGVVVYFECPELDHKVEELKAMGYSFISGPKDEPWLWREARLQDPTGNAVCIYWAGVNRRHPPWRLNA, from the coding sequence ATGCGACTCAATCAAGTCACGGTTCCTGCACTCGACATAGCTGCCTCCGTGCAGTTTTACGTCGGCCTCGGCCTGAAGCTCATTGTCAGCTCGCCTCACTACGCAAGATTCGAGTGTCCCGATGGAGAGTCGACCTTCTCGGTCCATCTCAGTCAGGACAAATCATCAACAGGTGGTGTGGTGGTCTACTTCGAGTGTCCGGAACTAGACCATAAAGTTGAGGAACTCAAGGCAATGGGCTACTCGTTTATCAGCGGTCCAAAAGATGAACCCTGGCTTTGGCGCGAGGCCCGCCTGCAAGACCCAACGGGCAATGCGGTCTGCATTTACTGGGCTGGCGTAAATCGCCGGCATCCGCCCTGGCGTCTCAATGCATAG
- a CDS encoding dihydrofolate reductase family protein, with the protein MTKVRVESFSISIDGFGAGPEQSLENPLGVGGTALHEWAFATRTFQTQLFGNQGGEIGIDDDFAARGFHHVGAWILGRNMFGPVRGPWLDESWRGWWGDNPVYHTPVFVLTNHPRAPLVMEGGTTFHFVTDGIRVALERAREAAEGKDVRIGGGAATIRQYLQERLIDELHVAIAPVLLGTGEHLFGGVDLPNLGYKCAQHVASERATHLVLTRA; encoded by the coding sequence ATGACCAAAGTCCGCGTAGAAAGCTTCAGCATCTCGATTGACGGCTTTGGCGCAGGCCCCGAGCAAAGCCTGGAGAACCCGCTCGGCGTCGGCGGAACAGCCTTGCATGAATGGGCGTTCGCCACTCGCACGTTCCAAACGCAATTGTTTGGCAACCAAGGCGGCGAGATCGGGATCGATGACGACTTTGCGGCACGGGGTTTCCACCATGTCGGTGCATGGATTTTGGGCCGCAACATGTTCGGACCAGTGCGCGGTCCCTGGCTGGATGAGAGCTGGAGAGGTTGGTGGGGAGATAATCCGGTGTATCATACGCCGGTTTTTGTGCTGACGAATCATCCTCGTGCGCCACTCGTGATGGAGGGCGGCACGACGTTTCATTTTGTTACGGACGGGATTCGCGTCGCACTTGAACGAGCCCGTGAAGCCGCCGAAGGAAAGGATGTCCGCATCGGAGGGGGAGCAGCGACCATCCGGCAGTATTTACAGGAGCGGCTGATTGATGAACTGCATGTGGCCATCGCGCCCGTCTTGCTCGGCACGGGCGAGCATCTGTTCGGCGGTGTCGATCTACCGAACTTGGGATACAAATGCGCGCAGCATGTCGCATCGGAACGGGCGACTCACCTCGTGTTGACCCGCGCTTGA
- a CDS encoding GNAT family N-acetyltransferase → MQHSLRPATNDDRVAVENLVFSVLAEYGLTPDPDGTDCDLHDIHASYHAAGGTFDILVGDSGQVLGTVGLFRVSPSTCELRKMYLARSARGQGLGRRLLEHGLARASALGFTRVVLETASVLREAVLLYERYGFRPYVPEHLAARCDTAYYLELTPTTVA, encoded by the coding sequence ATGCAACATAGTCTCCGACCAGCAACCAACGATGACCGAGTCGCGGTCGAGAACCTAGTCTTTAGCGTCTTGGCCGAGTATGGCCTCACTCCCGACCCGGACGGAACAGACTGCGACCTGCACGACATTCACGCCTCCTATCACGCCGCGGGCGGCACCTTTGATATTCTGGTTGGTGATTCGGGTCAGGTGCTTGGCACAGTCGGACTCTTTCGGGTTTCACCATCCACCTGCGAACTCCGTAAGATGTATTTGGCCCGTTCCGCACGAGGGCAGGGTCTGGGGCGCCGCCTCCTCGAACACGGTTTGGCGAGGGCGTCTGCTCTTGGCTTTACGCGAGTGGTGTTAGAGACGGCCTCTGTGCTACGCGAGGCGGTGTTGCTTTACGAGCGATACGGCTTTCGTCCCTATGTTCCCGAGCATCTGGCTGCTCGGTGCGATACCGCTTACTACCTTGAACTCACGCCAACAACCGTCGCCTAA
- a CDS encoding TonB-dependent siderophore receptor: MRPTPAEPRSHAGRVIACLYATQFLLLAGASAQVNPATANEGSSLQASVPSAATSDPEELAPVVVTANNPTFMPPAATVGVLGERDILDVPFSISRIDREMLDTRQVRDIGDIFKYEASSYEATSSDTFIPIINIRGFESNNYLIDGLTGPAITQTFMIDSANIFKGPSSAFFGAGATFTGFSGAIDLLPKRAPQGEEVIRRMTIGWQTQNHWLGNLDLGERLGKENQFGYRLNFGGNYGERATDNYEPEEYYIGLSLDWRVTDAVTLTADLGHIRESKNGYRDGVLLTPGVKLPAPPDLSQSTAQLWSRYDRDTDYAYLRADIELSSDWTLELDGGYARMQDPYRSSFIFITAPNGDGDAIGGTTRFVDPYETWAARVLLSGKFDTGPLSHQMSLSYNFNRQTAIGEYFPYPTTSTNLYSPVQIPVPSTASATSRFGPNFTSHVTQVTDFIEIHPMLTVMGGMAHVHFKDGNSGFDDGAFTPLGGIIFKPWDNTSFYVGYSEGLEQGAIAPVGTTNQNQSLPPRENNQFEFGIKHRAGGMDFTLAAFELNQALQYVDSSNTFVQDGDQTHRGVEFSAGGNLSRDLSLIVTVAYFDTELGANNPSVEGNEAVGVPEWSVRAFAEYRLTDWVPGLAFNAGMIYADKAQIFADNSQQIPSWCVFDVGMSYDLKPTWNVPALLRFSIDNIGGKNYWAGGSYTIAHGEPRTFKVSLQYDF; encoded by the coding sequence ATGAGACCAACTCCTGCCGAGCCGCGCTCCCACGCTGGCCGCGTCATTGCCTGTCTGTATGCCACCCAATTCCTGCTCCTTGCTGGCGCAAGCGCTCAGGTCAACCCCGCCACTGCCAACGAGGGGTCGTCCCTTCAAGCATCCGTTCCCTCCGCCGCCACCAGCGATCCCGAGGAACTGGCTCCGGTTGTCGTTACCGCTAACAACCCCACCTTCATGCCACCAGCGGCAACCGTCGGGGTGCTTGGCGAACGCGACATTCTCGACGTGCCATTCTCCATATCACGAATTGATCGCGAAATGCTCGACACCCGCCAGGTGCGCGACATCGGCGATATTTTCAAATACGAGGCCTCGAGCTACGAAGCCACCAGTTCAGACACGTTCATTCCCATCATCAATATTCGAGGCTTCGAGTCGAACAACTACCTCATTGATGGCCTCACAGGTCCGGCGATCACGCAGACCTTCATGATAGATTCCGCCAACATCTTCAAAGGACCAAGCTCGGCCTTTTTCGGTGCCGGTGCGACTTTTACGGGCTTTTCAGGTGCCATCGACCTGCTTCCCAAGCGAGCCCCTCAAGGAGAAGAAGTGATCCGCCGAATGACGATCGGCTGGCAAACTCAAAATCACTGGCTCGGCAATCTCGACCTGGGTGAACGTTTGGGAAAAGAAAATCAGTTCGGCTACCGGCTTAACTTCGGCGGCAACTACGGAGAGCGGGCCACGGACAATTACGAACCCGAAGAATATTATATCGGCCTTTCCCTCGACTGGCGCGTCACGGACGCGGTCACCCTCACGGCAGACCTCGGCCACATTCGCGAAAGCAAGAATGGCTACCGCGACGGAGTGCTGCTGACTCCAGGCGTGAAGCTGCCCGCGCCTCCCGACCTCAGCCAGTCCACCGCCCAACTGTGGTCGCGTTATGACCGTGACACCGACTACGCCTACCTCCGGGCCGACATTGAACTCTCGAGCGACTGGACGCTCGAGCTCGACGGCGGTTACGCCCGCATGCAAGACCCGTATCGCAGCTCTTTCATCTTCATCACCGCACCCAATGGCGACGGCGATGCCATTGGCGGCACCACCCGTTTTGTCGATCCCTATGAAACCTGGGCCGCGCGTGTCCTCCTCTCGGGAAAATTCGACACCGGACCCCTCAGTCATCAGATGTCGCTGAGCTACAACTTCAACCGCCAGACGGCCATCGGAGAATATTTCCCCTACCCCACGACATCGACCAACCTCTACAGCCCGGTTCAAATTCCGGTGCCCTCCACGGCCAGCGCGACAAGCCGCTTCGGACCTAACTTCACCTCACACGTGACCCAAGTGACCGACTTCATTGAAATCCATCCCATGCTCACCGTCATGGGCGGCATGGCGCATGTTCATTTCAAAGATGGCAACTCAGGGTTCGATGATGGAGCCTTCACTCCCCTGGGCGGCATCATCTTCAAACCATGGGACAACACCTCCTTCTATGTCGGCTACTCCGAAGGCTTGGAGCAAGGTGCCATCGCGCCAGTGGGAACGACCAACCAAAACCAGTCACTGCCACCACGCGAAAACAACCAGTTTGAATTTGGTATCAAACACCGCGCAGGAGGAATGGATTTCACCCTTGCCGCTTTTGAACTGAACCAGGCGCTGCAATATGTGGATTCCAGCAACACCTTCGTTCAAGACGGCGACCAAACTCATCGTGGAGTCGAGTTCAGCGCTGGCGGCAATCTCAGTCGTGACCTCTCCCTGATCGTGACCGTCGCCTACTTTGACACCGAACTTGGAGCCAACAACCCCTCGGTCGAAGGCAATGAAGCCGTTGGCGTTCCCGAATGGTCCGTCCGTGCATTCGCCGAATACCGCCTCACGGATTGGGTCCCCGGACTCGCCTTCAATGCAGGCATGATCTACGCCGACAAAGCGCAGATCTTCGCTGACAACAGCCAGCAGATTCCCAGTTGGTGCGTTTTCGATGTCGGCATGAGCTACGACCTCAAGCCCACCTGGAATGTGCCCGCCCTGCTGCGCTTCAGCATCGACAATATCGGAGGAAAAAATTACTGGGCTGGCGGAAGTTATACCATCGCCCACGGCGAACCCCGCACCTTCAAGGTTTCTCTTCAGTATGATTTTTGA
- a CDS encoding DUF3592 domain-containing protein: MTVIRSRTKSGSKIMLIFGLVAMLFSVIFIPLGARSLEEERRFDAEGISAPAIVTSKRVHERREWDRETKREKIITTYYLTYAFTTDQGQPIETENSVSKTRWEKSTEQESLQVQHLPTDPTKNRIAGESDHTTTLLFVGLSALGGLIGLGCILTYIWKTFAPSGKPARRPDQTW, translated from the coding sequence ATGACCGTAATCCGTTCCCGGACAAAATCAGGCAGCAAGATCATGCTCATATTCGGGCTGGTCGCGATGTTGTTTTCCGTCATCTTCATTCCCCTTGGCGCCCGCTCCCTCGAAGAGGAAAGGCGTTTTGATGCCGAAGGCATCTCAGCACCAGCCATTGTCACTTCAAAAAGAGTCCACGAAAGAAGAGAGTGGGATCGCGAGACCAAGCGAGAAAAAATCATCACCACCTACTACCTGACATATGCCTTCACGACCGACCAAGGCCAGCCAATCGAGACCGAGAACTCCGTGTCGAAAACACGGTGGGAAAAATCCACCGAACAAGAAAGCCTCCAGGTTCAGCATCTACCCACCGATCCCACCAAGAACCGGATCGCTGGCGAGTCCGACCACACAACCACCCTCTTATTCGTCGGCCTTTCAGCCTTGGGCGGGCTCATCGGGCTGGGTTGCATCTTGACCTACATTTGGAAAACCTTCGCCCCCTCTGGAAAACCAGCCCGTCGCCCAGACCAAACTTGGTAG
- a CDS encoding helix-turn-helix domain-containing protein has translation MKRLKSSYDLDPWDAGELTPWEPVVSPKIGTTGTEWSCKGNNTLLSGLYQEVVFNDDMFMHWTDLKLASDLWMPVETGDAWFAFQFTLTGAWESRVSSPKRRSYGQVAGQMGVLHARWDCKPGWMASDSYVHLTAVISEARLRQWLGQIEANEPQGVARLRQFLDQNDHAIISRPITEKAAQLVRNTMACDYTGPLRAWFMEARFHDLAIEVIDALGDKPEPIRPLRSSERDSMKEASDLLLANLQSPPELSDVATQVGLSVSTLKRRFAAEFGKPPFAYLREQRMKHARMLLETGRTSVLEAADLVGYANPSNFTAAFRATFGLNPQQFLKQLRSSSHR, from the coding sequence ATGAAACGCCTCAAGAGCAGCTATGACCTGGATCCTTGGGACGCTGGCGAATTGACCCCCTGGGAGCCGGTCGTTTCACCCAAAATCGGCACAACGGGAACGGAATGGTCCTGCAAAGGCAACAACACCCTGCTCTCCGGCTTGTATCAGGAAGTCGTTTTTAACGACGACATGTTCATGCATTGGACAGATCTCAAGCTGGCTTCAGATCTCTGGATGCCGGTCGAAACCGGAGACGCATGGTTTGCCTTCCAATTCACCCTCACCGGTGCCTGGGAATCACGCGTTTCCAGTCCCAAACGACGCAGCTATGGTCAGGTCGCCGGCCAGATGGGGGTGCTTCATGCGCGATGGGACTGCAAACCTGGTTGGATGGCCAGCGATTCCTACGTGCATCTCACGGCGGTCATCAGCGAAGCACGTCTGCGCCAGTGGCTGGGTCAGATCGAAGCAAACGAACCTCAGGGCGTGGCGAGATTACGACAATTCCTTGACCAAAACGACCACGCCATCATCTCCCGGCCCATCACCGAGAAAGCAGCACAATTGGTGCGCAACACCATGGCCTGCGACTACACCGGCCCCCTCCGTGCCTGGTTCATGGAAGCCAGATTCCACGATCTTGCCATTGAGGTCATCGACGCCCTGGGCGACAAGCCTGAACCCATCCGCCCCCTGCGTTCCTCGGAAAGAGACAGCATGAAAGAAGCCAGTGATCTGCTCCTGGCCAATCTTCAATCCCCACCCGAACTCTCCGACGTGGCAACCCAAGTGGGCCTCAGCGTTTCCACCCTCAAACGCCGGTTCGCTGCAGAATTCGGAAAACCGCCCTTCGCTTATCTCCGCGAACAGCGAATGAAACATGCCCGCATGCTACTCGAAACCGGCCGCACCAGTGTCCTTGAAGCAGCCGACCTCGTTGGTTATGCAAACCCAAGCAATTTCACGGCGGCATTCAGAGCGACGTTCGGACTGAATCCACAGCAATTCCTCAAACAACTGAGGAGTTCTTCCCACCGATAG
- a CDS encoding tetratricopeptide repeat protein, which yields MREHRWEDALPILLEDIEANPRDPWSPMYLGSCYYELQDYQAALDWFRRAEQLEPENPTPIGLQGDALHCLGDADEARELYLRALEVAPDDELAIKNWKRFNQIEQKAEQTGRGNDDKPSI from the coding sequence ATGAGAGAGCACCGCTGGGAGGATGCACTACCCATTCTTTTGGAAGACATCGAAGCGAATCCGAGAGATCCGTGGAGTCCGATGTATCTCGGCAGTTGCTACTACGAATTGCAGGACTACCAGGCAGCGCTGGATTGGTTCAGAAGAGCAGAGCAGTTGGAGCCGGAGAATCCGACGCCAATTGGCTTGCAGGGTGACGCTCTGCATTGTCTGGGAGATGCTGATGAAGCCCGAGAGCTGTATCTTCGGGCATTGGAAGTTGCACCCGATGACGAATTGGCAATCAAGAACTGGAAACGCTTCAATCAGATCGAACAAAAAGCAGAACAAACTGGTCGAGGCAACGACGACAAACCGTCAATTTGA
- a CDS encoding type II toxin-antitoxin system Phd/YefM family antitoxin gives MTAITYTAARENLASTMNRVCLDRDPVIITRNRDQAVVMISLDDYESLQETAYLLRSPANAKRLFDSIEEAEKGNLIHKDIDLDA, from the coding sequence ATGACCGCCATTACCTACACCGCCGCTAGGGAGAATTTGGCTTCCACCATGAATCGAGTTTGCCTGGACCGGGATCCCGTCATCATTACGCGCAATCGAGATCAAGCGGTGGTAATGATCTCATTGGATGATTACGAGTCCCTTCAGGAAACCGCCTACCTTCTTCGTAGCCCCGCTAACGCAAAACGCCTTTTTGACTCGATTGAAGAAGCTGAGAAGGGCAATCTGATCCACAAAGATATTGACCTCGACGCGTGA